In Ciconia boyciana chromosome 1, ASM3463844v1, whole genome shotgun sequence, the genomic stretch TGTAGCACAAAATCATCTAGATTCTGAATGATCCCTGTACTCCTCTTGCACAGTACTTCCAGTTTAAACGGGGGTAGGCTGGCACTTCTGCTCAAGAACCGACCGGTTCTGCctctggcaatttttttctcttctttatgcTGGCAGAAGACTTGTGTGGTGAACTCAATCAGGGGACTGATGTGGGTTAAAactaaacttttctttttttggctagGTTAGTTTTAATTGAGGTTGGTTCACCACATTGTTGCACAAATGGTTGTGCCAGCAAGAGGATGGAAATGAGTGGCTCAGGGACAGCAAgactgctgctttcagcagcagtgccagctttCCCATGTTTTTACTTGAGGCCCTAGTGGCACTTTTGCTGTGCTGTCCTCGGGCAAAGTGATAAACTCTCATGATGTGGATCTTCCGTTCCATGTCCTCATTTAGTTTacttattaaatgtttttgtgtgtAATAGATGTGGTGCTGCTTTAATCAGCTAGTGCTATACATTAAAGTAATTTATGGTTTGAGTGCATACTATTTAAACAGACATATTTAGCATATTGATTTATGCTTCCTAAAGTGTTTCTCaaacttttttcatattatCCTCCAGGATAAATTACTGGCCCTGGTGCAGCTCTCGAGCAACGAGGAAACAGCTAGTGACAGAGCAcaggaggcaggcagaaggAGATGGCAGGAGGCAGCAATGAGTGTGGCAAGTGGTGAGAGATAGTGGGGAAGCCCAAGGGCTCTAGGAGATGTGTCAGAAGCACCTTTTAGCCACCTACTACTGGAACTTGTTTCTCTGGTCTGATGCCAGCCTCGGAGATGATGTCTTGGCTCAGCAGCTATGAGCAGCCTTAGACTCTGCTTCTGCACTTACTTATTCCCTGTCTGAAACCTTCTTGGTGAAGGTCCATGTTCTGGCCATGGTCCCTTTCACAGCCATCTTGTCCTGGCTGCCCCTAACAATATATCTTTGTCCTGTTGCACTGTCATCATAAATATTCCATAGTGACTGTCTTCTAATGCCTGATTTCTTGCTTCATTAGTAACtaattaatgttaaaataatactAGAAAACACACTACCTGATAATAGTCTAAGATTTTTGCTCAAGTATAAAGAGGGACTTGCTCTGTAACAAATTTGCTGTGAGTTTACCGTAAGAGTTCATGCTAGTGTTACTGAGCTACTGAAGCTTGGATCTACTGATACAAAAAAAGTATAACCAAGGTTAATATACTATTAAAACTTTGGGACAAGAGGTCGAGGCTTTCAAGGGACTGAGTGTGAATGTGAGGTTTTTCTCTTACTGACCTCCTACTGTGCAGGTTATCTGATCTAGTTGAGCAGTTGAGACCTGCTCCCTTTGGTTTCCACTCTGATGCAGACTGCAGCAAAAGATGCTGCTGGGTCTTCTCTTCACTCCTAGTTTGACATTACTGAGGTGTTCTACTCCAGAAAAACTCTCCAGACACAAATACACCCAGGAACCCACATGCCAGAGTTTTATTCCTACCCTTTGTGAGAAAAGATAGCAGTACTACTGACTGGGATGAGAGAAGGATGCAACTTGCCTTCTGTGTGCCGGAAGAAGCCCTGTCATGCTAGGCTGAACAGCTGTGCTAAGCTGGGCATAAAACAAGTATTACAGTTACCCCACCATCTAATAACTTTACTATCATTTGCTTGTTTACAATGGGAGTACTTCTGTAGTGTGAGGAGATCATCCTTACTAGCTCAGTACTTAATGTTGGAATATAATTATCAAAGGGGCTTGCACAAGTGGTGATACATGAAGAAAGGAATCTTAATATTGAGAGCAAAAATAATCTAGAAGATGGAAAAGGCTGTGAAACAAAGGGCTGGTGGTGGTAGGAGTCATGGAAAAGAGACACTGCAGACTATTTCAGCACAATATAGTGGTTTATAGCTAGAAACTTTAGAAATATATCCTGTTGCTGTTGCTTGTAGTATGCCTGGGTATCTTGACATGGCTGAGATGCGAGAATATGGAGActgttgctgcttctgtcaTTTTTGAGATCACTGTTGGAGAACATACTGTCCAGTTCTAGCGAGATGTTTCTCAAGAGATTGCTGTACAATTGGGCAGAGCTCAGGGGCAAACTACAAGGATTCGTGGCTTGGCAATTGCCCTTGCAGTGACGGGGGAAAGATCAATCAACATGTTCACCGTGGTAGGGGGAAGATGAGGAGCTGCCTGGAACAATTTGCAAGCACCCATACTGGCATGAGATGCTTGACACCGGAGGGCTTTTTAATCTCTTTAGCAAATGTGTGATGAAAGGTTAGACTTTGGAGTCAGCAAAGTTCAATATGTAAATGCCAGCCATTAATTCTAAGTAATTAGAATAATTAACCGGAACATATTACTCTAATGGGGAATTACAAAATCATCAACAGTCCATTAGTTAATGCTAGATGGTTCTCTAAAAGATAGACCCTACTTACAAATTGTTTAGCTTCTGTAGGGCTCACTAAGGAGACTGTCTGATCTGTATCATACCAGAGAGTGGGCAATGGTGGTCCTTGATACCTTTGCAGAAGTGAAGACTGTATTCtttgctgtaaaagaaaaggagaaagtggGTGTGACGGCAAGTTATGCTTCTTGAAGTAAACGTTAAAGGCTCCATTCCTGTAGCTTTTCCTCATAGTTTTGCAGGCTGCAGTACAATGCCTAGAAAGCATTGTGTGTTTATCACCCATTATTGGTAGCAACAACTATAACTGGTATGATATCTGGAGTACTAATTGTTTAAGGGTTTTTGATGTATAATAAAGGTCCGTTAATAAGGCAGAGACAGATTATACTCCGCGTTACTTGGTAGAGTTCTTGAAAAAAGTTGTTGGTTATTACATCTTATTTGTTTCACTGTATTATTTAAGTTAATTTGTGCTGTTGTGTCCCAGGCATCAACCTATCTGAAAAAACAAGCTGCATAGGCACAAGAGgcattggagatggaaagcagCTAGTGCACATTACTAGAATGAACTTTGAGGCCTGGCATAAAAGGATCTTTGAAAACtgcctttctgaaaacagaatttgacttttttaaaaaaaggcaaacagtgTCTTTACCAACGTTTGAGCAGAAAACAAGCTAGTTGCCTGTATGCATTCAGTAAAACAAGGCTGAGATGAACCTAGAATTGTGTGCGTTTCTAACTCGACATGCATTGGCTTAGTACCTGCCTACGTATTGTAGTGACCATTTGggaaaagatttttatcttggtttcttatttttcattcttgtaGCCCTTATTAAAACTGTCTACCTGCAGCCAAGAAATTGGCTTAGAGAAAATGAACAACTAATCaactaattttttattattattattattttttaatttgcttctgtATATGTAATGTTTCTGTCAGGAAGTTAGTCTTAGAAAAGGGAGAAGCTTGGTCTGTTTCTTATCAGTACAATTCAGTGCAGTACTGGTATTTTAAGGTTGTGATTCTGCTCTCAGTCAACAGGAAGAATGACTTCAGTGATGATCATAATAGATGTGTATATCACCTTGACAGTGGCACGCTTGCATATTAACAGGCTTAACAGGAGTTTGCTGCACACGGTATTGTTGCTTTTTAGAGACAGTTGTCTAGTAATGACTTCGTCTTTGTCTAAGCATAAGCTTTATATTGATAGGTGGTAAAATTAAGGCTGTCTTTGAAGCATGGATAAGGACTTCATTTTCTTGGTCTCTGTTCTAGCCTCCTGTCCCTCCCgtcttttctttgttgtttttttttccctgtcatcTTGATGATCAATGAGGAAATTAATGGGATAAAGTTAAAGCTAATACTGCTACAGAGATTAGTGTTCTCCTGTCTCCCACCCAATAAAGCCACGCATATACTATGGTACGTCAGTGTTAAGTGTGGCCTGAGAAACTTCTGACTGTATAGTACTGACTGAAATTGGGTTTGAGAGTTAAATCAGCCACCAACAGGAGACATAATTGTATGGGTTGAACATTACAGTTCAAATGTGTATTGAACTGATTATTAGGTGGGACAGTTCTCtaagcataaataaaataactgatttttggTGTCCTTGGAAATTTTGCAGTGTGTCAGATGTTAAGCATGTTTTGATTTGTTCCAGTAGCCGGATCGAGCTGGGAGATGTGACGCCACACAACATTAAGCAGCTGAAGAGGCTAAACCAGGTCATTTTTCCTGTCAGCTACAATGACAAGTTCTACAAGGATGTACTGGAGGTTGGCGAACTAGCCAAATTAGGTACAAATGTTCTTGCCAGTAATTGTGGGCTATGGTGGCAGAAGTGCTCATCATTGCTATCCATAATGGTTTTGAATAGCAGATCCTtctattttgttgttttacataatgaaaaataactgtttggGAACCTCAAAGCGCCACCCTCAGAGGGTTTGTGTTCTAAACAGCTTCCATTTTACTGGGAATAGGCATGTTTTCTGTTACAGCAGAAAACTTGAGATGCATGCTGCCAGCTTACTTCCTGATGTCATTCCTAGTTGGTTTGAACTATAATAAGCCAACCCCTGTGTCAGAGCATCATTGGTAACTTCACTCAGTGTTAGCCACAATCTGTGATTTTATCTGGATGGGAGAATTagcaagagggaaggaaggaagatacAGGGCATAAATGAAGGAGCTGTATGTACAGTTTGAGATTTGCGACTGATAACACTTTGTTTCCCTCCCTGGCAGCCTATTTCAATGATATTGCAGTGGGAGCAGTGTGCTGTAGGGTGGATCACTCCCAGAACCAGAAGAGACTGTACATCATGACACTCGGATGCCTGGCACCCTACCGAAGGCTAGGAATAGGTAAGGAGGATCTTCGTATGTATCTGAGTCACCAAAGAAACCAGATTGCTGTGCAGCCTTCTAAATGCTCTTTCAGAGTTTTAACCAAGATAGTGCACTTTCAGACCACTGATTTCTTTGGAAGGGACTTCGGGGAAAGAGTATGATTTATGATGtgctcttttttccctgccttttaGAAATTGACTTTTTGTAGAACTTTCTAATTCAggatttcagattattttaatcacGTTATCATACTGTGATGTAAATACTTTGCTTCTACAGATGTGAAAATTGACGCACAGAgatatgaaataatttgtcagAGGTATGCAGCCAGTATGCAAGTCATGTATAAGTAGAACACAACATTCCTTCATTGCTTTATCTCTTCACTCTTCTAAATGaaggttttttcctatttattttgtctgtatcACTACTGATTATTACTGCTCAGGGGTAGTACCTGCTTTCTGTCTATACTGCAATTAGTTCTTTTCTCTATGTTGCAAATACATAGGCCAGATTAATCAAGACCTTAGAGTAACCTGTTTGCTTTGGCAAACTGGAATTAAAAGATAActttattttaagttattttactAGGcctttattagaaaaaattaacCAATGCTCTCACTGCTTTATAGATTGTTTTGACCGTATTTTGAGGTGAGTTTGAGACCTTGAAGCTAGTGTTTAAATAAGCTGCTTTATACGTGTGCTTCTgagctgttgggttttttttccctccaaagaAACAATGAATTAAACTTTGTGAGCAGTCAGAAAGATAGTGAAATACTTATACACcatgttttatttgcctttcctAGTTCTCACAAGCTCTGTCACTTTAGCCTACCTGCAGTTAACCTGCCTCTCCTCAAGAAAGCCCTTAGCTCAGTACAGACTTGATTGTGCACTTCTGGTTTTCTTAAGTATCTCTTTACCTTTCGGCAGGAACTAAAATGTTGAATCACGTCTTAAACATCTGTGAAAAAGATGGCACTTTTGACAACATCTATCTGTAAGTAAATGAGTTATACTCATGCATTTTTGGAGAGATGATAGAGGTGTATATGGGAGCAAAGGGAGGGAGATTCAAGAGCATTTTTAGTATGTATTTCAGTGAAGTCATGGGACATCTTGTAAGTACTAGTAAGAAAGCCAGGGGTCATATTCTGGGCTGCTTGTGTGATGCTGAGAAAACCAAAAGCTTGCTTGCTTTAGAAGGGCTTCTGCAATTTGCTGAATTTGAAAGTAGTTTAGTTACAAAATTATGTTCTATAGCAGAATTACACTgtattactaaaaaaaatttttgtgaGAGAATTTTTTTACCATACAGTGTTGTCCTCAGAATGGAAAATACTGCAAGTCTTGCCTGCAGTTTTAATACATTTGCTGTCTGTCTTTTATGACAGTACTGTGTAGAACATCAGATCAGAGGTGCTTGCAAGCACTCTAGGTTCTCATTCAGTAGCAAGGCCCAACTGCTTATTCCCATTCTTGCAATGTGCCAGGTCAGGTGTTTGTGCAGCAACACAGTAAACTAGGTCAATGACCTGAACCAGCTGGGAAgctgtttttggttttgtttctgggtGTTGTTTTTGAGTTTagtgtggttttgggggttgttttttttaaaccaactgCATGTCTACATAAGCACTTGGCATGATGCAGACATGAGAACAAGCACTGGGGTAGAGGACAGGGCTGCTTACAAGAGCACCGCCATCCTAATAGATCCCCATGGAAATAGAGCCTGAAATCCATAGATGCCAAAGCTTTGCTTCCCCTTCACTGCTGGCTGCacacttctgcttcttcctgtGCATTACTGTCTGTGTGAATATCAAGTGAGCTGATGCAGTTTTTGGCCAGATCGCTTCTCTGAGCCAGCTTTTTCTGTGTCCATCGCTGCTTGCTTACACCAATACAAGCACGGTGCGCTGGTAGGGAGAGTCCCAGAGCAGGTACGGCTTGTATGGACTTATGCTGCCACAGAACTGCACCCTGAACTCTTGCCAGGGCTGTTGAAGATGCTTAGTGAGGAGCGTTTCGTACACTGATAACACTATAAATGGAGTGACTTTGTCCTGAAGCTTAGTCCACGTCTGCCAAGGAGATGCAAAGTCTTCCAAGACCTCTACTGTTGTAGCTTTGTGCCACCTCTGTAAGAAGAACAGGTGTTTTAAAGAGGACTTTGAGTAAAGCTCCTTTTGGCTTGTacccctgctctcctgcctcagAAGAAGTGGTAATGAAGTATCTCTCAGATGCCTGCTACTTGGCAcaagctttcctttttgcttttgcactgTGTGCACAGTGAAGGAACTGCGTgctgtttttaatgcaaaaaacaaatcctttttAATCCTTCTTTCCACTTCCCAGAGTAGGTTTCTGGGATGACAATAAATAGCCCCCGAAGTTGGGCATAACAAAGTTCTTTTAGTGGCCCACTGATTTTATTACTATGTCAGTTGCTTGTGCATTTTCCATCTGAACATATTATGCAGCTTAGCACCCAGTTTGATATCAGTGGCTAAATTTGTCATTATTATGAAGTTTTCTTTTAGCTATTTGGTGTTTATTGGGCTTAACACTAagatcttttgttttgttctgccGTTGCTTCCAGAGTTGCTTTAGTTCTATGGTTATGCAGTATGTTGTCGTGACAAAGTGATTCATTAGCTTGTACAGTGTCCACTGAATTTTGGGAGTGTTTAATGCCTTTTGCTGAGCcaaacatcatttttttttcttcttttttttgataGAACTTGTGCAAATAAATGTCCTAGTCACTTAGAATGAAGAACTGAAGGCTGTTTGTTTTGGAGGCCTTGAAACTCTAGCAAGATCTGTAAAACTCTGGGGGAGATAGATAAAAGGGGAAGGGACTTTGTAAGTCCATAGGGCTTCTTTGTGTTGCCATAGCTTTTTGTGAGGAGAGAGGCATAGTTAGAAGTGAGCAAGGAGTTAAAATCATATCAAACACCATTGCCAGTTTAGCGTTGCAAGCGTGTAGAGATCATCACTCAGACAACTGTTTTGGTCATCTAAGAAGTGTCAGTACAGGAAGTTAAAATTGGCTCTACAGTGAAACTTTGTTATATATTTCCACAAAATATCTGTCACTTCcagattaagaaaaattgaaattactGAGCTACTAATGCTTCAGAGTCTCTCTGCTATTTGTGTTCCTTAAAAGAGCTTTACTGAGGGGAAGCATTTGCCACTGTTCAGAATGATTGCCACAGGCCATCCAGGAGCTGTGTGTTAGCTCAGGATTGATTTGGGAAGACCAAAATTTCCAGTCCTGAACTTACACCATCATTCCTGTCTCTATCTAGATAGCTCCTTTTCTTACCTTGTCTTTGACCGTTCTGAGTGTGGAGGCAGAATACTGTACCACAGGAAGTTCTGATACCTgttctctttatcctcctttCTGTCCCAGGCATGTCCAGATCAGCAATGAGTCCGCAATTGATTTCTACAGAAAGTTCGGCTTTGAGATCATTGAAACGAAGAAAAACTACTACAAGAGGATAGAGCCCGCAGATGCTCACGTGCTGCAGAAAAACCTCAAAGCCCCTTGTCTTGGCCAGAACGCAGATGTGCAAAAGACCGACAACTGAACAAAACCCCAACGAACACTTTCTTGCACTTGCTTGTCGCCAAATAAGGAAAGAGAGGCCTCttgattcttccttttttttttttttactccaccccttcatcctcttttttttttttcttgacctCTCTCCAACAAAATGTAATGCTTCTTCCAAGGATTGTCCAATCcgtgtttggggtttttttttttttgagctctcctttctgtttgttttgttttgttttgggtttgtttttttggggggaaaggTGTGCAGATCTCTTAAGTTTGAGGTGTGGAGGGCTTGAGCAGGTTATCCTGATGACAAGTTTCCTTCAGAATTCTCTCTTTCAGTAAGCAGAATGTAAATccaatggggggggggggaaggaaaagcaatatCTTGTCCTTTGACTCCTACGTTATTCTGTTTTTTATAACTTACAGGGTACTTTACTCCCCCCAGCCTTTGAATGT encodes the following:
- the NAA50 gene encoding N-alpha-acetyltransferase 50 isoform X2 — translated: MKGRIELGDVTPHNIKQLKRLNQVIFPVSYNDKFYKDVLEVGELAKLAYFNDIAVGAVCCRVDHSQNQKRLYIMTLGCLAPYRRLGIGTKMLNHVLNICEKDGTFDNIYLHVQISNESAIDFYRKFGFEIIETKKNYYKRIEPADAHVLQKNLKAPCLGQNADVQKTDN
- the NAA50 gene encoding N-alpha-acetyltransferase 50 isoform X1 is translated as MKGSRIELGDVTPHNIKQLKRLNQVIFPVSYNDKFYKDVLEVGELAKLAYFNDIAVGAVCCRVDHSQNQKRLYIMTLGCLAPYRRLGIGTKMLNHVLNICEKDGTFDNIYLHVQISNESAIDFYRKFGFEIIETKKNYYKRIEPADAHVLQKNLKAPCLGQNADVQKTDN